One Heteronotia binoei isolate CCM8104 ecotype False Entrance Well chromosome 20, APGP_CSIRO_Hbin_v1, whole genome shotgun sequence DNA segment encodes these proteins:
- the LOC132588510 gene encoding acyl-coenzyme A synthetase ACSM4, mitochondrial-like isoform X3 has protein sequence MKALVKLQALRPSWNPKLLQKSFHNDGRVFASLSLSDLEAINRCEKEIPEYFNFANDVLDKWSKIEKEGNRPSNPALWWINGKGSEVRWSYEELGALSRKAANVLLDPCGLQRGDRAILILPRVAEWWLLNVACIRTGIVFIPGTPLLTAKDIQYRLQASKAKCIITNENLAPAVDSVSSSCPFLRTKLLVSEGRRDGWLNFKELLQVAPSSHNCIKTKSDEPMIIYFTSGTTGSPKMAQHTHSGYGIGCALTARYWLDLKPSDIMWNMSDTGWVKAAIGSVFAPWLRGSSVFIHNMPQFDPRETLNTLVKYPVTTMCSAPTVYRMLVQQDLTRYKFKSLSHCVTGGEPLNPEVLMQWIKQTGLNLYEGYGQTEVGVISLTEKGKKIKPGSMGKPVAPYDVQIIDENCNILPDGVEGDIAIRIQDKRPFCFFTGYVDNPKKTASAFRGNFYITGDRGWMDEDGYLWFVARADDVIISSGYRIGPFEVENALIEHPAVVESAVVSSPDPTRGEVVKAFVVLSPSFASHDLEKLTLELQDHVKKITAPYKYPRKVEFVQQLPKTISGKIRRNELRKKEWGQM, from the exons ATGAAAGCACTAGTTAAACTCCAGGCTCTGAGACCTAGCTGGAATCCCAAGCTTCTTCAAAAGTCCTTCCATAATGATGGCAGGGTGTTTGCATCTCTCAGTCTTTCCGACCTCGAAGCCATTAACCGCTGTGAAAAGGAGATCCCCGAGTACTTTAATTTCGCAAATGATGTTCTGGACAAGTGGTCAAAGATAGAAAAG GAGGGGAACAGGCCTTCTAACCCTGCCTTGTGGTGGATCAACGGGAAAGGGAGTGAAGTGAGATGGAGCTACGAAGAGCTGGGAGCCCTGTCGAGGAAAGCAGCCAACGTCCTCCTGGATCCCTGCGGTCTGCAAAGAGGAGACAGAGCGATCCTCATTCTGCCTCGAGTAGCGGAATGGTGGCTGCTGAATGTGGCATGCATCAGGACAG GGATTGTCTTCATCCCAGGGACACCTCTGCTGACAGCCAAAGACATCCAGTACCGGCTCCAGGCTTCTAAGGCCAAGTGCATTATCACCAATGAGAACTTGGCCCCAGCGGTGGATTCCGTTTCCTCGTCCTGCCCCTTTCTGAGAACAAAGCTGCTGGTCTCTGAAGGCAGGAGGGACGGGTGGCTGAACTTCAAGGAGCTCTTGCA aGTAGCCCCTTCCAGCCACAACTGCATTAAAACAAAAAGTGACGAACCCATGATTATCTACTTCACGAGTGGAACCACGGGGTCTCCCAAGATGGCACAGCACACCCACAGCGGTTACGGGATTGGATGCGCCTTAACTGCAAG GTACTGGCTGGATTTGAAACCCTCAGATATAATGTGGAATATGTCTGACACAGGCTGGGTCAAGGCTGCCATTGGGAGTGTTTTTGCTCCATGGCTTCGTGGCTCCAGCGTCTTCATACACAACATGCCACAGTTTGATCCAAGAGAGACTCTGAAC ACTCTCGTCAAGTATCCAGTAACTACAATGTGCAGCGCTCCGACTGTCTATCGCATGCTGGTACAACAGGATCTTACCAG GTACAAGTTCAAGAGTCTAAGCCACTGCGTCACAGGAGGGGAGCCACTCAATCCTGAAGTGTTGATGCAGTGGATAAAACAAACAGGGCTGAATCTCTACGAAGGCTATGGTCAGACTGAAGTG GGGGTGATATCACTAactgagaaaggaaagaaaataaagccTGGCTCCATGGGCAAACCAGTTGCACCATATGATGTTCAG ATCATAGATGAAAACTGCAATATTCTACCTGATGGGGTGGAAGGAGATATTGCCATCAGAATTCAGGACAAGAGGCCATTTTGTTTTTTCACTGGCTATGTG GATAATCCAAAGAAAACTGCCTCAGCCTTTCGTGGGAATTTCTATATCACTGGAGACAGAGGGTGGATGGATGAAGATGGATATCTGTGGTTTGTTGCACGAGCTGACGACGTCATCATCTCCTCAGG aTATCGTATTGGGCCCTTTGAGGTAGAAAATGCATTAATTGAGCACCCAGCTGTGGTCGAGTCTGCCGTGGTCAGCAGCCCAGATCCTACCAGAGGGGAG GTGGTGAAAGCTTTTGTGGTCTTGTCACCTTCTTTTGCCTCCCATGATCTGGAGAAGTTAACTCTTGAACTGCAAGACCACGTCAAGAAAATTACAGCTCCCTACAAGTATCCTAGAAAA